The Panicum hallii strain FIL2 chromosome 5, PHallii_v3.1, whole genome shotgun sequence genome contains the following window.
GGCGTTGTGCTTTTAAAACTTTCCAATCAATTTTATCTTACCTAATTCTATGTGCTTGACCACGAAATCTTGCCTGGTTCTGGCCAGGCAGTGGGCGTGGGACTTGAAAAAAGAAGCAATTCTTTCTATTGCTTTTAGAAATGGTAGCTGACGTTCCCGTTAATGGTGCCTTTGGTGGCTGTGTCAATTTCGAAGTTTGGTTCAGTTTTCGAAGATGCTTGTAAGGTTAGGGTTTGCGTACCCGTATTTGTAGAGGTGAGTGTGCGTGTTTGATGTGAATGTCTGAGTTGTACTATGTAATTAAAAAAATTCCATTAATTTTGGAACTGTGAAATAGTTTGGCAAATACGCAATATACGAATAGGTATGGACCTCCTGTATTCTACCGACGGGATACTGTACACACACAAAACACACTCGCCTCCGGCACCAGGACTGCTCGTCCCCGTTCCCTGATAGGCGGAGGCGGCCTGGCCTGAAGAACACCCCAGACTCGAGCGAGCCACCGCCGATCCGCTGCTCCTGACCAACCTCCGTGCGCCGCGCAGCCATGAGGCTCCTCCTCGTTGCCGCCGTCCTCCTCTGGGCCTCCGCGGCGTCGGCGTCGAAGCCCCCCCTCGACACCCTCGGCATCCCCCCGCAAGGTTCGCCCGGATCTGTCCACGCCTGCACTGCCgccttctccctctctttctctagTGCCTTCCCTAGATATGGCTCTTGATTCGGCGTCCTTGGTGGTTGCAGATGAGGCGTACTACAGGGGTGGCGTGATCAAGTGCAGGGATGGATCGGGCAAGTTCTCCAGGGACCAGCTCAACGACGACTTCTGCGACTGCCCCGACGGCACCGACGAGCCCGGTACTGCCTCAGCCTTCTTGCCTCCTCGAAAGATGCTTCGTTTCTGGGTGTGATTTCCCTGGGCTTGCTCTGTTAGCCTTCGTGGTTTCATAGCTTCTGCGGTTAGTTTGAATTTAGGGAGTTTGGGATCTGTGCAGTTGAAGTTGCTAGTTGCGATCTTGTTGGAGCTGCGGGGGCGCAACTAATCAGTTGAATTATGTTTCTCTTCCATGTAGGGACATCCGCGTGCCCTGAAGGGAAGTTCTACTGCAAGAATGCAGGCCACACTCCAATCACGATCTTCTCGTCACGAGTGAATGACGGCATTTGTGGTAAGTGGACTGTAATTGCTGGTATTTCTCGTTTGATTGGTTACTTGTTTTGTTAAATAATGATGCACTGACAAGGCTAGAAACCGTGATAGTTTTGGAGCTCAATGTATGCTGCGGCGCTTTCGTGCGGTCTTAGTAGGCTACTCTAATTCTCCATATTTCTTCCTTCCTGCCTCCTAGATTGCTGTGATGGGAGCGACGAATATGATAGCAATGTCACCTGTAAGAACACTTGCTGGGAGGCTGGCAAGGCGGCAAGAGATAAATTGAAGAAGAAAATCACTACGTACAAAAGCGGTGTTGTTATTCGGAAACAGGAAGTCGAAAGGGCAAAAGAGGCTTTTGCTAAAGACGAATTGGAGTTAGCAAAATTGAAGGGTGAAGAGAAATTACTCCAAGGACTTGTCAATAATCTCAAAGGTGTGGTCTTTGtattcttgatcttgagccatTTGTCAATGAGTGAGATGTCAAAGAAATGCTAGCATTTTATGGAATAGTTTTAATGATGAACTAAGGCTTTCCATCTATGCAGAGCAAAAGAAATTAATAGAgaaggcagaggaagaagagcgtctaagaaaagagaaggaagaaaAGCGAATAAAAGAAGAAGCTGAAAAGAAAGCCACTGTTGAAAAGGAAGCACAGGATGCTTCTCGGGAAGTAGATTCTAAGGAAACTGCCCCCCCTGTGCAAGAAGATGAAAGCAAGGTTGGCATTTTGTTCTATGTTTTTGTTGCCTTCCTTGATTACACTTACCTCAGTTTGAACATCAATCCCTTCTCTGTGACATTAAATATCTAAAATTGACCTTAAGTTGGGTGTTAGCATGATGAGCATGTAATGTGAATTTAGTATTGTGCTTATTATGCATGGGAAAGTAGGTTGTTTGGATGACTATGGATTTAATTATCAAATCATTAACATTGCTAATGAAGAAACCCTCCTTGCAAGTTTCATATAATTCTCTGATCATTCAGCATTCCATCAAAACAATAAACCTTTAAGTGTCATCTAATTCTGAAGCTACCCATATGCCCTGGACACTGGTGTTTCCGCAATTGTTATTTATTGAGTATATTGTGGACTCACAGTTCACAAGGATGCTCCATTACTGTGAAACATAGAGTGGCCATTGTAGAACATATGCAGTAACCTGTAATCCTCTGCAGGTGTTTGCTAGGAAGCTTGTATAGTTAAACTGTTCAACTGCAATATATTACTTTGTTTTATCTGTTGAACATAGGTCGGTGAACAACATGATGGGCATGCCACGGACCATGATAATCATGTGCCAGAAAGCAGGATATCTGTTGAGCAGGTATATTCTGATCTTCGGTATTACAAAATCAAGAGTCTACTGTTAGTGTGTCTTGTGAAAAATTGACCAATATATATGTTGGTCTTATTTTCAGCATGGTTCTGAAAGCCAAGATGACAGTGGAACTGTAGTTGAATCGCCACCGAAGGAGTCTACACCTACTTTAGAGAAGGTTTATATGTTAACCGCTTGCAGATAGCTCATGTTATTTCCCTTTTTAAATCAATGTATCATGCTCTATAAGAGAAGTGATAGGTATCGTTTTGCTGGTCTTCTCCCCACTAGGAGTTAAACCTGTATAAAAACCAGTTTACGACCAATCTTATAACTCTATAATAGTATTAATGcggttctttatttattttcaactttttgCCGGTTTAGTTCTATGCTCTCATCTGTCAGATTCTTTTGATTCTGAGAGCCAGCAACTGCACAGATTAGTTGGTTATTGTGGATTGAATTCTAATTCCTGTAATTGTTCATGTGCGTTCTTCTAATGATATTTAGTTCATTGCAATTAACTTACTTAGTGGCAAGTTGCTTTAACCAGTCTAAGTTTAAAACGACCTTTGGCTATTCTTTGTAGTGATTAGTTCTAGGAAAATTGACTGAAGATATATCTGTTCAACGCTTTTAATTTTCACATCATCCTTCTTCAGTGGTCATGGGTAGCAAAAACTTTGGGATATTATCTATATTACTTATACTAGCAAAGCAAGGTACAAATTACAACATAGTAACAAAAAGGTACACGGTAGGATACGCTTGGGCAATAGGTTAAATTATTGTATTGTGAATTCATCGTGATATATTGTGCTGATAAATTTCAGGAAACTAGCTCTGACAATCCTGAGGGTTTATCAAGGGAGGAGTTAGGTCGTTTGGTGGCTTCTCGCTGGACTGGAGAAAGTGTAAATGAGGTTAGTAAGGATGATAAGAAGGGGCATGAAGATGTACATGAAATACCAGAACCAGCAGAAGAAGGACCTGAAGATGAATTAGAAATACCAGAACCTGCTGAAGAAAGTTACGCTGGTTATCATTCAGAAGTTGAGGACGACAGGCATAA
Protein-coding sequences here:
- the LOC112894221 gene encoding glucosidase 2 subunit beta gives rise to the protein MRLLLVAAVLLWASAASASKPPLDTLGIPPQDEAYYRGGVIKCRDGSGKFSRDQLNDDFCDCPDGTDEPGTSACPEGKFYCKNAGHTPITIFSSRVNDGICDCCDGSDEYDSNVTCKNTCWEAGKAARDKLKKKITTYKSGVVIRKQEVERAKEAFAKDELELAKLKGEEKLLQGLVNNLKEQKKLIEKAEEEERLRKEKEEKRIKEEAEKKATVEKEAQDASREVDSKETAPPVQEDESKVGEQHDGHATDHDNHVPESRISVEQHGSESQDDSGTVVESPPKESTPTLEKETSSDNPEGLSREELGRLVASRWTGESVNEVSKDDKKGHEDVHEIPEPAEEGPEDELEIPEPAEESYAGYHSEVEDDRHKYDDEEFDHESEDEYADDHDEHVGSYKSDDDQKGGHHSDLTASGHSSWMDKIQQTVQNVLQKFNFFKTPVDLSEASRVRKEYDDASSKLSKIQSKISTLTEKLKHDFGKDKEFYSFYDQCFESKEGKYTYKVCAYKKATQAEGHSSTNLGRWDKFEESYRVMQFSNGDRCWNGPDRSLKVRLRCGLSNELNDVDEPSRCEYVAVLSTPALCIEEKLKELQNKLDAMSSKQPGHDEL